The following are encoded in a window of Flavobacterium psychrotrophum genomic DNA:
- a CDS encoding response regulator transcription factor encodes MKILVIEDESEISSAIKGYLSSNGIQCETAFDVTEALYKISVYEYECILLDLMLPDGDGFEILKELKQLNKTEGVIIISAKETLETRLEGFNLGADDYLTKPFHLSELLVRIQALIRRKKFNGHNIITFNEIEIDLLSKNVSVSGVKLDITKKEIDLLLYLIGNNNKVLSKGAIAEHLSGDMADMLDNHDFVYAHIKNLKKKLHQAGSGDYIKTIYGLGYKWQDE; translated from the coding sequence ATGAAAATTTTAGTAATAGAAGACGAGTCCGAAATTTCATCTGCCATAAAAGGTTATCTGTCATCTAACGGAATACAGTGCGAAACAGCTTTTGATGTTACTGAGGCCTTATATAAAATTAGCGTTTACGAATATGAGTGTATCCTGCTGGACCTGATGCTACCCGATGGCGACGGATTTGAAATACTAAAAGAACTTAAACAGCTTAACAAAACAGAGGGAGTTATAATAATATCAGCAAAAGAAACCTTAGAAACCAGGCTTGAAGGATTTAATCTTGGTGCAGACGATTACCTTACCAAACCCTTCCACCTTTCAGAGTTGCTTGTAAGAATACAGGCACTTATAAGGCGAAAAAAATTTAACGGCCATAATATTATAACATTTAATGAGATAGAGATTGACCTCCTAAGTAAAAATGTAAGCGTTAGTGGCGTAAAACTTGACATAACTAAAAAGGAAATTGACCTGTTACTTTACCTCATAGGCAATAATAACAAAGTACTATCAAAGGGTGCTATAGCAGAACACCTTTCTGGAGATATGGCCGATATGCTGGACAACCACGACTTTGTTTACGCACATATAAAAAACCTTAAAAAAAAACTACACCAGGCAGGAAGCGGCGATTATATAAAAACCATATATGGACTGGGTTATAAATGGCAGGATGAATAA
- a CDS encoding pyridoxal phosphate-dependent aminotransferase codes for MPKVSQKGLQMPESPIRKLVPYAEIAKKKGHKVYHLNIGQPDIKTPEVALEAIKNNNIQILEYSHSAGFESYRTKLAASYQKSGVDVHTENIIITTGGSEALLFALGSTLDAGDEIIIPEPFYANYNGFSVASGVTVVPVISTIDEGFALPPIADFEKLITEKTKAILICNPGNPTGYLYTEDEINQLAELVKKHDLFLIADEVYREFTYDGDKHYSVMNIKGIEENAVMIDSVSKRYSMCGARIGCIVSKNKQLMATAMKFAQARLSPPTFEQIASEAALDTPQSYFDEVIAEYRERRDTLIAELNKIDGVKVSVPKGAFYCIAKLPVKSADDFAQWLLESYDNNGETVMVAPAAGFYSTPGVGLDEIRIAYVLKKEDLVRSVAILKDAIEVYNK; via the coding sequence ATGCCGAAAGTATCGCAAAAAGGGCTTCAAATGCCTGAATCTCCGATAAGGAAACTGGTTCCTTACGCCGAAATTGCTAAGAAAAAAGGCCATAAAGTATACCACCTTAATATAGGCCAGCCTGATATTAAAACACCCGAAGTAGCACTTGAAGCTATTAAGAACAACAATATACAAATACTTGAGTACAGCCACTCGGCAGGTTTTGAGAGCTACAGGACTAAACTGGCGGCTTCCTACCAAAAAAGCGGTGTGGATGTACATACAGAAAACATCATTATAACCACGGGTGGCAGCGAAGCACTTTTGTTTGCACTGGGCAGTACGCTTGATGCCGGTGATGAAATTATTATTCCTGAGCCTTTTTATGCTAATTACAATGGCTTCTCGGTAGCATCTGGTGTTACGGTAGTACCTGTTATATCTACTATAGACGAAGGCTTTGCCTTACCTCCTATTGCTGATTTTGAAAAACTTATCACAGAAAAAACTAAGGCCATACTTATATGTAACCCTGGTAACCCTACAGGTTACCTTTACACAGAAGATGAGATAAACCAGCTTGCCGAACTCGTTAAAAAACACGACCTGTTCCTGATTGCTGACGAGGTTTACCGTGAGTTTACCTATGACGGCGACAAGCATTATTCGGTTATGAATATAAAAGGCATTGAAGAAAATGCTGTAATGATTGATTCTGTTTCTAAGCGATACAGTATGTGTGGCGCACGCATAGGCTGCATTGTTTCTAAAAACAAGCAATTAATGGCTACGGCTATGAAATTTGCACAAGCACGCCTTAGCCCGCCTACATTTGAGCAAATAGCGAGCGAAGCAGCGCTGGACACTCCGCAGAGTTATTTTGATGAAGTTATAGCTGAATACAGAGAGCGTCGTGATACGCTTATTGCAGAGCTAAACAAAATTGATGGTGTAAAGGTATCTGTTCCTAAGGGTGCATTTTACTGTATTGCAAAGCTGCCTGTAAAAAGTGCTGACGATTTTGCACAGTGGTTGCTGGAAAGCTATGACAACAATGGCGAAACCGTAATGGTTGCACCGGCAGCAGGTTTTTACTCTACACCAGGCGTTGGCCTTGATGAAATACGCATTGCATACGTATTGAAAAAAGAAGACCTTGTACGATCTGTAGCGATATTAAAAGATGCTATTGAGGTTTACAACAAGTAA
- a CDS encoding OmpA family protein encodes MKRAILTLSLVALTLTSCGSKKKIAELEAKNKEIQDLLNTATVKLNTCLAEKDQLTGQVDYLKKNNSDLINTTSNMTTLTSKGAENLEKSLESLREKDLKINRLQDALTRKDSVTLALVTSIKRAVGVNDPDIDVSVEKGVVYISIADKLLFKSGSYNVTDKAKEVLGKVAKIVQDKPDFECMVEGHTDNVPIKNAVLVDNWDLSVKRATSIVRILQNDFGIDPKRLVASGRGEFIPLAENTTADGRARNRRTRILVLPKIDQFYDMIEKEMKNQQGK; translated from the coding sequence ATGAAAAGAGCCATCCTAACACTTTCATTAGTAGCGCTTACGCTTACGTCTTGCGGTTCTAAAAAGAAGATCGCCGAGCTGGAAGCAAAGAACAAGGAAATCCAGGATTTGCTTAATACTGCAACCGTTAAGCTTAATACCTGCCTTGCAGAAAAAGACCAGCTTACAGGACAAGTTGATTATCTTAAGAAGAATAATTCTGACCTGATCAATACCACGTCTAACATGACAACCCTGACATCTAAGGGTGCTGAGAACCTTGAAAAGTCTCTTGAAAGCCTTAGGGAAAAAGACCTTAAAATAAACAGGCTGCAAGATGCCCTTACACGTAAAGACAGTGTAACACTTGCGCTTGTAACAAGCATTAAACGTGCGGTGGGTGTTAATGACCCGGATATTGATGTAAGTGTAGAAAAAGGTGTGGTATACATCTCTATTGCAGATAAACTATTGTTTAAAAGCGGTAGCTATAATGTAACCGATAAAGCTAAAGAAGTTTTAGGTAAAGTAGCTAAAATTGTTCAGGACAAACCGGATTTTGAATGTATGGTAGAAGGCCACACAGATAATGTGCCTATCAAAAATGCAGTGCTTGTAGACAACTGGGACCTTTCTGTTAAACGTGCTACATCTATCGTAAGGATACTTCAAAATGATTTTGGTATCGACCCTAAGCGCCTTGTAGCTTCAGGACGTGGAGAGTTCATTCCTCTTGCTGAAAATACTACTGCAGACGGACGTGCCCGTAACAGGAGGACAAGAATACTTGTACTACCTAAAATCGACCAGTTTTACGACATGATCGAAAAAGAAATGAAAAACCAACAGGGTAAATAA
- a CDS encoding glycosyltransferase family 2 protein, whose amino-acid sequence MNSIAIVILNWNGKALLEKFLPSVTKYSDGAVLYVADNASTDDSVAFIQQQYPDVKIIKNNGNYGYAKGYNIALKDVEEDIYVLLNSDVEVTDGWLEPVLELFEADAETAIIQPKILDYKNKALFEYAGAAGGFLDKYGFPFCRGRIFETLETDNGQYNDNAEIFWASGACLFIRKSVFRELEGFDEDFFAHQEEIDLCWRAFNANYKARYCYNSTVYHVGGATLQAGNPHKTFLNFRNSLWMMIKNVPAGQLFPTLFIRLSFDGMAGIRFLLQGQPAHLWAVLKAHFNFYLRFFHFLNKRKSKQYKNYYKTKSIIIKYFLKNGKVFDF is encoded by the coding sequence ATGAATAGCATAGCCATTGTAATACTCAACTGGAACGGTAAAGCATTGCTCGAAAAGTTTTTGCCATCTGTTACAAAATATTCTGACGGCGCAGTACTTTATGTGGCAGATAACGCAAGTACAGATGATTCGGTTGCTTTTATACAACAACAATATCCTGATGTAAAAATCATAAAAAACAATGGCAATTACGGTTATGCCAAAGGGTACAACATTGCTTTAAAAGATGTTGAAGAAGATATTTATGTATTGCTCAACAGCGATGTAGAAGTTACCGATGGCTGGCTGGAACCCGTTTTAGAACTTTTTGAAGCTGATGCCGAAACAGCAATCATACAGCCTAAGATACTTGATTATAAAAATAAGGCCCTGTTTGAATATGCCGGTGCTGCCGGTGGCTTTTTAGATAAATATGGTTTTCCGTTTTGCAGGGGGCGCATTTTTGAAACCCTTGAAACGGACAACGGACAGTATAATGACAACGCCGAAATATTCTGGGCTTCGGGTGCATGCCTGTTTATAAGGAAAAGCGTATTCAGAGAACTTGAAGGTTTTGACGAAGACTTTTTTGCCCATCAGGAAGAGATCGATCTTTGCTGGAGAGCCTTTAATGCCAATTATAAAGCACGTTATTGTTACAATTCAACGGTGTATCATGTTGGGGGCGCTACGCTACAGGCTGGTAATCCGCACAAAACATTCCTCAATTTTAGGAACTCCCTATGGATGATGATAAAAAATGTTCCGGCGGGTCAATTATTCCCAACTCTTTTTATCCGCCTGAGTTTTGACGGCATGGCAGGTATACGATTTTTACTACAAGGACAGCCCGCACATTTATGGGCAGTACTAAAAGCTCATTTTAACTTTTATTTAAGATTTTTTCACTTCTTAAACAAAAGAAAATCAAAACAGTACAAAAATTACTACAAGACTAAGAGTATAATTATTAAGTATTTTCTGAAAAACGGCAAGGTGTTTGATTTCTAA
- a CDS encoding type I restriction enzyme HsdR N-terminal domain-containing protein, producing the protein MQKLNFPEYTFRFKNSENKVAIFDEIRKKFIILTPEEWVRQHVVRYLLEDKNFPKGHVNVEKIVKVNGMNKRYDIVVFRPDGSIYLIVECKAPAVPISQSTFDQIARYNMTLNATHLMVTNGLNHYFCQMDREAEKYIFLKDIPAYIPATI; encoded by the coding sequence ATGCAAAAGCTCAACTTTCCGGAGTATACTTTCCGATTCAAAAATAGTGAAAATAAGGTAGCCATTTTTGATGAAATCCGTAAAAAGTTTATCATCCTTACACCCGAAGAATGGGTACGACAGCATGTGGTGCGCTACCTGCTGGAAGACAAAAACTTCCCGAAAGGGCACGTTAACGTTGAAAAGATTGTAAAAGTAAACGGCATGAACAAACGTTATGACATAGTAGTATTCAGGCCCGATGGCAGTATCTACCTTATTGTAGAATGTAAAGCGCCGGCGGTGCCAATATCGCAAAGCACTTTTGACCAGATAGCCCGTTATAACATGACATTAAATGCTACCCACCTTATGGTAACAAACGGGCTTAATCATTACTTTTGCCAGATGGACCGCGAAGCCGAAAAGTACATTTTTCTTAAAGACATACCCGCATATATACCCGCAACAATATGA
- the holA gene encoding DNA polymerase III subunit delta, with product MDEVTKIVNDIKQGNIKPIYFLMGEEPYYIDRLTEYIENNILTEEEKGFNQMVLYGKDVTVEDVISNAKRYPMMADRQVVIVKEAQELARTIDKFESYAENPQPTTVLVIAYKYKTLDKRKKVTKLMDKHGLVFESKKLYENQVGDWIKRVLSGKGYGIEPKAAAMLVEFLGTDLSKINNELEKLAIILPQGSMITPHHIEENIGISKDYNVFELRKAIGERDQLKAYKIAAYFAQNPKDNPLVMTVGLVFGFFTQLLQYHGLKDKNPSNAAKMLKVNPYFLKDYDIALRNYPMRKVSGIVATLRDIDVKSKGVGAAALSNDDLLKEMLVKIFN from the coding sequence GTGGACGAGGTTACTAAAATTGTAAATGATATAAAGCAGGGCAACATTAAGCCCATTTATTTTTTAATGGGTGAGGAGCCTTATTATATTGACAGACTTACAGAATATATAGAAAACAACATACTTACCGAAGAAGAGAAGGGTTTTAACCAAATGGTACTTTATGGTAAAGATGTTACGGTAGAAGATGTAATAAGCAATGCCAAGCGCTACCCCATGATGGCAGACCGCCAGGTGGTTATTGTAAAAGAGGCTCAGGAGCTTGCCCGTACCATAGATAAGTTTGAAAGCTATGCCGAAAACCCGCAACCTACCACGGTTTTAGTTATTGCTTATAAATATAAAACACTGGATAAGCGTAAAAAGGTTACCAAGCTTATGGATAAGCACGGACTGGTTTTTGAAAGCAAAAAGCTTTATGAAAACCAGGTGGGCGACTGGATTAAGCGTGTATTATCTGGTAAAGGATATGGCATAGAGCCAAAAGCCGCTGCAATGCTTGTGGAGTTTTTAGGAACCGACCTGAGCAAGATTAATAACGAACTCGAAAAGCTGGCCATTATTTTACCCCAGGGCAGCATGATAACACCACACCATATAGAGGAGAACATAGGCATTAGTAAAGATTACAATGTGTTTGAGTTGCGTAAAGCCATTGGCGAAAGAGACCAGCTTAAAGCCTATAAGATAGCAGCCTATTTTGCCCAAAACCCTAAAGATAATCCGTTGGTAATGACTGTGGGGCTCGTATTTGGGTTCTTTACGCAGTTGTTGCAATACCACGGACTTAAGGACAAGAATCCGTCTAACGCGGCCAAGATGCTTAAGGTTAACCCTTATTTTTTAAAGGATTATGATATTGCCCTGCGCAATTATCCTATGCGAAAAGTAAGCGGTATTGTGGCAACCCTGCGCGATATTGACGTAAAAAGTAAAGGAGTAGGGGCAGCGGCACTATCTAACGATGATTTGCTGAAAGAAATGCTGGTAAAGATTTTTAATTGA